CGTTAGCTCGTTAGGGACACTCTGATGTAGTATGTTGTTGAGGGGCGAGGTGGCCCAGCTCTGTGGACTGTACAGCAACGCGTGGTGTGAGatgctacatatatatatacatatatataaatatatatatatagatatatgtatacatatgagTTAGTCAAAGCCGGTGTTGTGTACGTATGTATATCTGTGTACCTTATAATCGTCAACGGGACGTGTCAGCGGTAGACCGTTGAAGCTGCTCGATAGGATGCTACGTGGCTGAAAAACATgacatattttcatacatatagACATACACATCAATCTTGTTACATTAACATTGACACGTTATTATAtcgttattaataatgatgcAGGTCGGTGACTAATGCATGGTGATCAGACTAGCTGTAACTGTGTCATGTATTGCTGGTGGTACCTTGGGGTCAACGGTCGCTGGTTGTGAGCTGGTGGCGACAGTACTACAGCCGACCACCTCCGGGCTCGTGATGCAACCGAACGGTATCGCCGAATCCACCTGCAACACACCAACGTAAGTAGGTCATATCTTTCATATGCGCTCACTACGAGATTTTATCGTCGACCTGAACTCCGTGAGATGGTAATATTATCACTGCCAAACTACAAACGCTCCGTTTTCAGGCGGACGATACAAACTCGCACTAAGCACACATCATACTTGTGTCGCCCGTGAAGAGTCGGTGATAATCATCATACCGATTCACTTCCCGTATGCCTACCTTATTCGTACTATCCGCGTCGCTATATAGTAGCAACTTGACGGCTCTTTTGTGCAAGCTTTCtgtttttggtatttttactttgcttttctttttatttttcccttTGTAATCTATCTCCTGTTGGTTAGTTCGTGTATTGTTAAAGTTCTTTGGTAGCGTGAGGAACACGAAAGCGTTATTTGGGATTTTTGTTAGTAAGGGATTCTCGCTGAGCTTCGATACACTGGTCATCTCGTTCAATTCACGCGACACGCAGTCCAATTCGAGAGCTCCAGATGTGCTTGCCACTGGGAAGTTATAGTTTTCTTTGTCGGTGAAGCCTCCTATTCGCTTCAGCAGATTTTGTTGGCTAAGGACAAAATCCGAGAAGGTTATTGGGCTCTCTCTGTCAGCTGAGGACACTTCTATGAGCTCCGTGTCCGAGTCATCCTTGACGACATCGACATTCTCATCAGCTGTCTGCGACACCGGTCCGTCCGTGTTGATAATGTCGCCCGGACGTTCTTCGTTACTGTGTGCACTAGTATGATTCTGTTGCTTCACCATCTCCGTCACCATTTTGAGTTCTTCcgatatttctatattatcgGTTTTCTTGTACatgtttttgaatttcttCACATTCATATTCGGCATGGGTATCTCCCTCTCCCTCTTTTTGTCGctgacgtcatatttaaagttGTTGAATATGTACTTCTCGCTCTTCTTGCTCTTAACGTTACATTGATTGAGTTCCGCAACGCCAGACTTGTCCATCTTTTTGTCCAAGTCTGTTTTGTCtgtatcattttgttttttatatttgtcctTATTGTTACAGTCACCGCTTTCTTTTCTGATTTTCCTGTAGGCTTCTCTATCATGACTGTTGTAACCGCAAGATCTAAAGTTTTTAGGATTCAGTGACGTCAGATTGGGCGCGACCAAATTGTCGCCGATCCTCCGTCTATACTCTCTTATCATTTCGATTTCAACTTTATTGAAAGTTTGATTTCTTATCGTTATATTCTCGCATTTGTTAACATTAGACACATTCGCTTTAGATAATGCGTCtatattatcaaaaacttTCTCGACTATATCTCTATCTAAACTAATCGCATTACCTAAATCTTTGACAACGTATCCTTGATCGACATCATTTCTGTGGCATCCATCGCCGGCTAGTTCacagctttttatatttttagtgtaAGCACCACTAAACTTAGGGCCGCACGGTACACTTACATCACCACCGCCTTTGATACCGATATCATCCAACGGCCTGCTCTGATTGGCTACCACATCTGCCGTCTGAGGTGATGAGCCGTCAGCTCGCATGCTATTGGTTGATATTTGCGGGTTGGTGGGAGTGTGCGGTTCAGGCGGCCGGTGTCTAGGCGCGGATCGTTCTGTACGCACCTGATTGGAGGCGGTGGTGGTGGTGACCGCACGGCCCGAGCCCACGCTGCCGCTGCCGATCTCGAGGGTAGCGCGCGCGGTGTACGTCATCGGGAACATTGGCTTGCTCCTCCTAACGACAAACATTacaaaacaacattatatatacaaactaaTGTTATAGTTACAATGTTATTGCCTAGTTACAGGCTTCGGCAGTGTACCTGGAGACTTGTTCGTTGTCTGTGATCGGAGGATGAGCGTCGCTAGCAGATACACGACGTTCTCCTAGTGGCGGGGGGTTCACCACGTGCACGGTGGCCAGATACGAGCCGCGACCGCAGCCCTCCTCACTTAATAGGAAAGctgaaacataatattataagatatattaagagaatcgttttatataaagctttCCATTGGACGTATGCTagtataataagaattttcgCAGGTTTCTTTGggccctatatatatatatatatatttatttactatccTAACTGCGTCTTCGACTACTATTGTATTAGTAAACATTTACTAGTACAGTAATTAATATCCTTCCTCTTAAAACAAGATATTCTATTTGATATGAAATTGAATCACACATGATACCACCAGCTCTAACGTGTCTTTGAGAGGTGGGTAGGGGGGTAGGTAGGTAATCAAGGTTACTGATATACACATACATGTGTCGACTCCCGACGGCAGACTTCCACCGTGATGTGTCCGTGTTGATACACTTGCTGAGGGCGGGGCGTGGGATGCAGCGGGCGCTCGACCCCGCCGCGGGGCCGGCTCACACGCCATCGCTGCCACCAGGTCCTGGTAAAGAGACACCATTGATAATTGATATAGCTCAAAATGGTGGAAAAGGACCTGAGAATCttgattgacaaaatatttccgttaagattattttattcctttttggTCAACAAACAGTGATAGTTACATCTGATGAATATCGTCTGCTGGCATGAATCATGGATTTACCAGAAGATATAAAGGGATGGGCCTGACAGCCATGATAGTCACAAACTATTGATGTTGAAGATGTTAATGTTCTATCACCTGCAGACTGGAGTGATGTTCCCTGCGCCTGTCTCTTCTCCCAGCGCGACCACCTCCAGCGCTCCTAGCGGCCGCCTCGCACGCCTGCTCGTCCTGCTCGACCTCCTCCAACAACTCCTAAACCACACAACAATCATGCACGTCTAAATCACCCCACCAGACATGACATTCCAACTGACTTAGCacctgttatattttaaaatcttaatgggatatatcattaatataacttaatctCGATAAGAACAAGCTTGCTTgcgacatattatatatatgggaCACCTGTTGATGTGATACCGTTTGTCAGCAAACCTTTACGAATGTAACCAGACAAAGCATATATCCTGCGATATTATCGTTACAAGTACATTGACATTTACATAAAGATTACTattccattttataaatattatataagccagcactataataattagtaatacTAAAAAGGCCCATTTGATTGTTTGGTCACTATAATCGTAACGGAAGATCTCTTGGACTATctaatcattttattgtaaggttcattattgtaatagatttttttaataccttaAACAGATTGCTCTTTCCTTCTCTGTCTTTGGGACACTTGTATGTGATGGCCTCATCTAGCAAGGCCCTAAGCTGCCCGTCGTCCAAAGTCTCAACGTGTTTATTGTTCTAGAAGTAAAAGAGAAAACGTCTTAGTGCTATAAATGAGAtgctattatttcaaaattgattAGACAACTGTTATACTCCACTTTGTAAACTGTGTACCTATAAAATCCTGCTCGCTATTAGCAAATGTAgagtttcttaataatatttttttcatatatatatataatataaatacatttatatttcatatgtattataattataacaaaattattttatttttatgcatgCAAAAACAATTGCTACTCTGACTTTATTTTCCATTAGTTTGCTATTTGAATGCTTCAagacacaattttattaatttccaatAGACATCCTACGCTCAGAGTTGAGTATAATAGAGTTTACTCCGCCCACGCCAGGATATTGAACATTTATATAGGAAAATAGGTTAGTGCCTCGATGGCTAGGTTATAACGTGACATTATGTTGGGccaaatttcattatatacagttttcaatatagaattattgtaaataaaaggaaGAACGAATTGAATAGAACGTTATCGGCATGGTCATCCCCTTATGGAGATTTTATATCTTACAAAACAATATCCAAAATGTTGTATTATGGTAATTGTTATCAGGataggaataaatatttttcccactgtccaatttatttaatttattttctttttatattggaACACCagaatttatgaaacaaatgaCAACTCTAAATCgctacgaaaaatattagtgttgACAAGGTCACCCGAAAACATTGCACCTAGTGGAAATGtgtgcatataaaataaatcatctacCCACAAAATTTCTCATTCCAAGCCTCGCCAtacattaagttaaaaattcaaagCCAGGCCTACTTTCCCTACAAGACATTCCCGATATTTCCAACTCACTGGTATATACCGGTTCAATGTGAAGTTCCAATTTCTGTGACCTTAAAAACAACTTGGCTTATCAAAAGCATTATATTGTGCGTCCAACCCCGTCAAACTTATTCCACAACAATTGCCTTTCAAAATTCATATCAATCTATGATTTTCGTATGAAAAATGTGACACGAACAATAGGTACCTTCAATGtcggttaatattaaaaccgcATTATGTTTTTCCATTATATCGCATGACCCGGTTAAGAACATGGCAGCCATCTTATATGGTGAGCAAACGCGGAGCATAATTCCGAAGTAAAATGAATTACGAAACTAACAAAAACTGCAGGCAGCTTGAAAGATTAACTAGTTATTAACAAAGGCTGAGCATTTTCAGATTAACTACGGAATTATCCAAAAACTTTTCTCTTATTCCACTTGTTAGTCGGGAtcgttaaaatgattttattaataaaaaatgaactCACAGCGCACAGaagttttgattaaatacatcagcatcatttttaattatattctcaGAATATATGAATGATTCAACTAAAACTAGATTCAAAattcagtttatttaaaaccttagCCTCAATTTTGTCGATTGAATATTTAGGATGAACGAAATTAACCTTCATAGTTTGGCTGTCATCCGTGTCAGTGTCACTTAGGGAAACTAACAAGGTGTCACTTGGTACAAAACTGGActgttcatttaaaataacttgatatttcatatgtacacgtatatactattttaatttaatgtcgcTCGTACAATTAGCACCGCGACAGACATTTTCCattacatttaacaaaattttcgcATAACATCTGTCACacctatacatatttttgcaCATCaccattttctttttgttatttattatctctGCGCTGATTACAATATTCGTACGAAACAAATGATTCAGCAACAGTTACAATGAAATCctgcgaaaaaaaatatcaaattagtCTACAACAGGGTTGCAATGTTCGAATATTTCCGTCCaagaagatatatatatatgtttcaataGCAACAAATAAAGTCAGGAGCGTTACGTAATCCAATTACATGGTGTAGAATTAGCGGTACGATAATAGGTATCAGTGACGCGACAAGGCCACAGATCTAAAATCGTTATCATTACAAAAGCTGCTCATCATTGTCACGGCAAACACTTCACTCATTATTccaatgacatttaaattacacacAATAAAACCTCATTGCATTTAATCAGATAATTTATGCTTTCTTTTTTTGATATCTCATTACAAACAAAACGTCTGACGGGTTCTTTATAATCTGTGGTAGTAGCTGTACTTATGTATAAACCTTGAAGTTTGAACTGGTCACACCGTATGCTAGTATGCTAGACAAGCGGTTGGTTACGATAGACCAgatcaatgttataaataaagaagcaTATTTTCTGCTAGCATTCCGTTACAATAACAACGTTCCTATATTATACGGTCATCTTGTTTCTTTATGGAAGACGTAACCTGCGTCCGTGCACTCATTATAGGTATTGTTGGACCGAGGCATTTATGACCAATTTGATTGAAAGTAAACTCAAAATCAACAACACGACATGACTAGTTTCCCGTACACATGTTTAcattctataattatatacgtaatttttaacaacGTTATGTTAATACGCTGATTGTCGGACATACAGctacataaaaacataaaaagttttaaactgatattttatgattcgaaaattaaaagaatatgtaATCAACGCCCGGAGGTATTTATAGTACATTTCAATAGAACTTAACAATGTTGTAAACAAACGTGATCAGCTGATATTGACAGAGACCTGTCTATCCCCTAGCGTTGTGAGTACTGTTCAAGATACtataatcttaattattatattaaagtatttaaataaaaaaaatactaaaatttatttaagtttttattagtgaactttttttaatgagtttagatatgcagaacgagtggttacaCAGAGATTCTTGCTTACCAATAGCACTAAAATTGCccactttaattaattattggtcgcaagcattattaaaattctatctcaatgcgttccaactGAATCTCCCatatcagagtaatttagtaagaaggggtaagtttaaaaaaaaacttgctctatctgcggggaggcagtgggaactgctaagcatttgctagTGTGATGTAAGGTACTCGTGGATaacggtcaatactcgcgtaaAGCGCTAAGTCTTTCGaaagccagagcgcaaaaagaagTAACCACAAACGAACGATAAATAGGTTTCGTGAAAAAAGGCACTgtggctataaaatcaaacattaaGACTTACTCTTTGGATTGGACAATCATGATTGaaacgtatgagaaacaatataaaataccagAGGATATTCGTGCGGTGACGTCGggaccagacatatttctgtatttgaGAATTTTAAAGCACGTTGTGTTACTGGAGCTGAGGGTTCCTTGGTAAActaacatccccaaagaccatgccatcaatgtcaataaatattacgagctcactaaccatttaaaaaatgtttatttagcaCTTTTTAGCGGTATCTATATTCAGTTCCGCCTGCTAAGtaccagaaaaaaaatatacaattttgctGCTCAATTTTAGCTTATTTTCATCACAGCCCGTTGAATACACTGTAGTGTTTGTTATAATCtgatctttttaatatttgtgagttggttaaagttcaaataacaatgataataaatatctttatatataaaagaaagtcgtgttagttacgctatttataactcaagatcCGATTAACGGGTTATGCTGAAAATTGGACAATAGATAGTTAAGATCAAGGGAAATAACGTAGGATACTTTTCATACGAtcggaaatatatatatatataatccaaaattttcttatttattagctTCAAGGAAGAACAGAGTTCGACCGGTCAGCTATACATTTTgtgattttgaaaataaccCAGACGAAGCCGTGGGCAAAACCcagttcattatatatttatcatgtaCAACACTCACTTTGATGAGTAAAACATGATCCTGTCAGTTTGGCAAACGCAATAAATTTTCgtgttcaaaattattttataaaatataccataTATACACAGTTGCAATGATGAAAAGTTTGTTGAAAACGTTGGTGGGTTCATTGagatgtaattattatcaggGCTGACATTCAATTGAACGTAAGAGCGGTGTAATCGTGGCCAATTGCTTTGTTTACAAGATTGacgaaatataatgaaatgaactatagattattcttaaaattttaacatcagATGATATCGCGTTTGAGTaagtcaaatataaatttgaatataaatttgatcGCGAgacttaaaagtaattatattaacataaatttacgTAATTAAGCATTTATTAGATACCATGAATGTTTTAAGTGTGTAACACTCGGGACTGTAATTCAATGAgaaaacaacaataatttaCCTTGAGTAACCATGCAATATTTGGTTATTGCAACCATTCATCAAGCTTGAAACCATTGCTTTAAAATCTTTCATACATCTCATTGGTTCTCAACCAACAGACTTGTATGGGATGTTCTCATAAAAACTAAGAGACTCGATGTAATCGACCGACAGacggtaaaaaaataattctcaaaacgAATTTACTAAAATCACGCAAAGAGCATTCTCAAATCGCTGCAAAAATAAAACGGTAAAAATTCTTCTGTCTGATAACGGATCTTCCGAGTTCAGAGAGCGTGCTTTTGATTGGAcgccattttattttgtctctTCGCAGTCCGACCGCCGGCTCAGGTCTCAGCGACCTGATGAGTGGATGCGAGCCAAATTCCATAACGTTTACGCGACACACTGTCTCGCGACGTCGTgtagatacatttttttcattacaccTAGTTAGCatcctaatatttttaactatcataaaatatctataatatatcgatatttttattttctactatatgaaaaaaaatctattacattcgttatttttattgccgATAGACATCaagtaattttaacttatacatACAactgattgttttataatgacatCACGCTGATGGAAAATTCCGTCATCGATTCGTCACCATGCCCCTGGCACGGGGTTGGTGTGGAAGCCTGGGTCAGGGTCGAGCCAGGCGCGGGAGGACGTCCGGGAATTACGTGGATCGATTGTCATTGTCTTGTTTGCGAAGCGACTATTCGCGTACTTGTGTATTGCATGCAACGTACAATATTcacaactaaatataatctCTAACCGACTGTTTGTacggtatttattattttattttacaaatacaattgAATAGTCAGCCGAATCTAATAacctatattttgtatatgaaataacatCACCACCGCAATACGTATACTGTTTTCAAACTATTGTCTCTTTTATAGAACGCGCGTTTTTGctgatttaatgttaataacaaaacagCATTAGTatacataaagaaaataattaaaaattcagcGTTGCTCCAGTTTACATTACATCATGGCTttgccataaaataatatttaatttataaaagaaattacatatatcattattaatatcatcGGATAGTATTAAGAAATCTTATGTCAGTATCGAAGCTAAtgcctttattatatatagatttattattacttcttCTAAGGACATACCCTCAACTTGCTTTATAGGTCGAACACGATTATTGCATTACGACAAAATTGAATTTCCGAGAAGGGTCGCGGTAACGGAAGAGAttgcacatattttaataaaagtatataaacacataaatGTTCCGCAGCCTTTAAAACTTtacataatgaatatatattttaatatataagtaacgGTCATACTGTGATGTCACTTTGAAATGTTCTATGATGAAGCCTTGCATGTACATGTACATTACAATTAATCAAATTCGTAACTGCATACCTTATTTGATTGTATTATTTGGATAATCAAATCCATTCGAGCGAAATATCACCAAATACATTACTTGTACCAATGAAATTCACGTAATCACTTTGAATTCAAACAAAAGaacgttaataaaaaatttgaattcaataacaaaactcataaaaatccaaaaaaagaaaaatactcaCGTagcaactaaaaataatatcaatattcatACCtccaatattataatgatccatcttatatatcacaatttaaagtCAGCGTAATtggcaatttattttaagatatattttgaaattttgtaacgAAAAGATGCGCTAGATACGTTTGCGATAACGTGCAGTGTTGGACTCGAGCCAAATGTAATATCATCTGCATCTACcctcaataacaaaaaaaaaactaatgatGCAAGGTGTTGATATTTGTcacatcattattattacacaCAAAACCGTAGCCATAAGAAATAAtgctcattatataaaaataacactagAAAGGTCAgagaataataattgtaatttaaataacaaaacacaatTCAAAGAGATCggctgttttatttttaacaaaaaaataaaaatctatctgtgatattattttacgtaCACCTTTACAATTTTCCAACATAACGAGTCATTGAATGCATGCGTTACAATGATCACGCTCGCGGACGTTAAAAATACATCACTATCTTCCTACTCATTGGCTgagtcattaaataataaatcgacTATTTTGACGTGTCTTGCTTacgtctaaaaaaaaaaaaaggaaaacaaCATGGCGACCCACATTATTTCACGCGgcaaatacaaacaataaatttaaatatcatattgttAGTTAGCAACCGGgggttatacaaaaataatcaatattatcgcgaaattgaatttatactATCAGTGCACAAATATATGATTAGATTTCACGCCGTTCCTATTCGTCGCCTTTTATTACACGTATATCAGTCAAATGAGATTTATTCAGTTGTATCGCGTTCAGAATTCTAACTATAGAGAAAccgtaaaattaatttaaaataaaataaaagtgtaacAAACATACGGTGTCGTGTTCAGACtttcacttaatttatttcaatgaagatTCTATTCTAAATCATTTATCGCAAaggtttttcttattattttattcaaccatgaagtttttatattatgagggTTTAATTACGTGTATTTGCAATTGTTTGTCAATTAAGGATGCCAATCTACCACATAATTCTAGACAAATGAAAAGCTTCTGTTTCAATGTAAACCGACACTACGTATTTTTCGTTCGCTGTCCACCACAGGCCTCTATCTATGTCGCAACCACCAACCGGAAAAAGAAACCAcactaattgtttttttaaagcacGATAATAAGAAAGGTTGTTTTtcaattccatttttaaaatatgcttttgaaatatttataaaaatttaatatttatttcgtgtTTTGTTGCCAATTTATGAGATCAGTGTCtgttaattacttaattattataaaccgatttgaatttatgataagaactataaaaaaaaaaaattacacaatatttcgtatttacaaataaatactttttttattgtgatatttattggTGACGTGCATTGAACCCAATTCTGTGAAACTATAAAATCTATGccagaaatgaaaaaaaaaaattgtcagaCAACAACAGGACTATAATGGCAATTAGATAAgagaatatttgaaatattttaaaagcactGTCACAATAGGGCATTGTCTAAGTAAGCAAATAATGTAACATAGCTTATCCGATTCACAGAAAAAccttgttaatattataatgtacattgtaataaaaattcgtaaacaaaaaaattttcattaagcAAAAGTGCTTTGTATACTGTTTACATCAACTTGCTTCACAGTCgctttttgtatatatgtatgtatgtgtatatatatatatatatatattactacaaaaaatatgaatacatCTCCAGGAATGTGTTACCTATACCTAACCTTTACATGTCACACAAATGTTTCAAAGAGCAATATATCATTTGAGGTACCTaactaaagtttttatatacaagagactttaattaattagtattttgatgaaaattaagCCTTTGAAAGTATATTTATCTAGCAAATGCTgtagtgaatttaaaaatattggtt
This Danaus plexippus chromosome Z, MEX_DaPlex, whole genome shotgun sequence DNA region includes the following protein-coding sequences:
- the LOC116777695 gene encoding uncharacterized protein LOC116777695; protein product: MAPPPEYDKEPKAPDKSVTTLSTDDSKILYNHLKDQPANTDSKTSTTTGGAITEVENNKHVETLDDGQLRALLDEAITYKCPKDREGKSNLFKELLEEVEQDEQACEAAARSAGGGRAGRRDRRREHHSSLQDLVAAMACEPAPRRGRAPAASHAPPSASVSTRTHHGGSLPSGVDTSFLLSEEGCGRGSYLATVHVVNPPPLGERRVSASDAHPPITDNEQVSRRSKPMFPMTYTARATLEIGSGSVGSGRAVTTTTASNQVRTERSAPRHRPPEPHTPTNPQISTNSMRADGSSPQTADVVANQSRPLDDIGIKGGGDVSVPCGPKFSGAYTKNIKSCELAGDGCHRNDVDQGYVVKDLGNAISLDRDIVEKVFDNIDALSKANVSNVNKCENITIRNQTFNKVEIEMIREYRRRIGDNLVAPNLTSLNPKNFRSCGYNSHDREAYRKIRKESGDCNNKDKYKKQNDTDKTDLDKKMDKSGVAELNQCNVKSKKSEKYIFNNFKYDVSDKKREREIPMPNMNVKKFKNMYKKTDNIEISEELKMVTEMVKQQNHTSAHSNEERPGDIINTDGPVSQTADENVDVVKDDSDTELIEVSSADRESPITFSDFVLSQQNLLKRIGGFTDKENYNFPVASTSGALELDCVSRELNEMTSVSKLSENPLLTKIPNNAFVFLTLPKNFNNTRTNQQEIDYKGKNKKKSKVKIPKTESLHKRAVKLLLYSDADSTNKVDSAIPFGCITSPEVVGCSTVATSSQPATVDPKPRSILSSSFNGLPLTRPVDDYKKSLDENGNAVQGLNSPVSGPSQPKKTRRKKVLKNETVITSHQIDGYQGNKDLKELLRFIESNDDGGRAKLRAKHKDDCDDKAAKKRSSERRKDKDAKPKRASSLEELSRTTLEDLTDKPANRDGRRAAHAPSKPERRSWGDDARALLYRAPAHVLPPADGETPLELTEFQTVTKKKKPRKKTDDGERDSEHAPRRARAVTPEGRQRQAPPSAPPSDRSNDSNDDMDSVHSLPAAAPPPPPPPPPPPPPPLPPPPHASYADIARTRHNIPDLIESCNFYSEGESESSGAIGGTAAGDTDQYPALEPRRTRDKRVAPPQTRDKRKEPDVVADRRPPVVLLDTEARPRDMDGVTFGFDINEQLLGGTRRVRCDLLRDAPEHTRPATAHTPCSLRYVEPEQPHDTTNLHRIIDYVSNAWDDVMRCGAGNVLYYSE